The following are from one region of the Ignavibacteriota bacterium genome:
- a CDS encoding PspC domain-containing protein, producing the protein MNKKLYRSTNDKMLGGVAGGLAEYFGIDSTLVRVLFIVIVFLGGGGIIAYIILWIVVPQKPYELPKYPFNQSPPECESNSNFSSSENKSDSFSMNSSGGIASSLPHTNNKQIWVAIVLMVIGSLLLLDNIFPRFDFNHYWPVILIAIGVGLLLKAKN; encoded by the coding sequence ATGAATAAGAAACTATATCGTTCGACAAATGACAAAATGCTTGGCGGAGTTGCCGGAGGACTCGCAGAATATTTTGGAATTGATTCAACTCTTGTCAGAGTATTGTTCATCGTCATAGTTTTTTTGGGAGGCGGAGGTATAATTGCTTATATCATTCTATGGATAGTTGTTCCTCAAAAACCTTATGAACTTCCAAAGTATCCATTTAATCAATCACCTCCCGAATGTGAAAGCAATTCTAATTTTTCTTCGAGTGAAAATAAATCCGATTCTTTCAGTATGAATAGCAGCGGTGGTATTGCAAGTTCACTTCCACATACAAATAATAAACAAATCTGGGTTGCAATTGTGCTAATGGTAATCGGCAGTTTATTACTGCTCGATAATATTTTTCCGCGATTTGATTTTAATCATTACTGGCCTGTAATTCTGATTGCGATTGGTGTTGGACTTTTATTGAAGGCAAAAAACTAA
- a CDS encoding nucleotidyl transferase AbiEii/AbiGii toxin family protein, giving the protein MFRISKSVYSDNFVLKGALLFLAHDISRLRPTKDIDLLGTSLPNKTESLEEIFSEIAAINFEDGLFFQKDSVSAEQIVEQDDYHGIRIKLSAKLDSVKQQIQIDIGFGDVIYPDALTMDYPTLLDFEAPHLKVYSLESAIAEKFEAIVSLGIATSRMKDFYDIHFFAAGKQFDLLTLHNALTETFKNRNTSIEKRRFVFDDKFKNDESLKILWNAFINKRMLKINLNFTEVVSEIEKFIEPAFNSDKKNNWNRKDWKWQ; this is encoded by the coding sequence TTGTTTAGAATTTCAAAATCTGTTTACTCCGATAATTTTGTCCTGAAAGGTGCTCTGCTTTTTCTTGCCCACGATATTAGCAGACTCCGACCAACTAAAGATATTGATTTGCTTGGAACTTCTCTGCCAAATAAAACTGAATCGTTGGAAGAAATATTCAGCGAAATTGCAGCAATAAATTTTGAAGATGGATTATTTTTTCAGAAGGATTCTGTTTCTGCTGAACAAATTGTTGAGCAGGATGATTATCACGGTATTAGAATAAAATTGTCGGCAAAACTTGATTCTGTAAAGCAGCAAATACAAATAGATATTGGATTTGGTGATGTCATTTATCCTGATGCACTTACAATGGATTATCCCACATTGCTGGATTTCGAAGCACCGCACTTAAAAGTATATTCACTTGAATCGGCAATTGCAGAAAAATTTGAAGCGATTGTTTCTCTTGGTATTGCTACAAGCAGGATGAAAGACTTTTATGATATTCATTTCTTTGCCGCTGGTAAGCAGTTTGATCTTTTAACTCTCCATAACGCTTTAACGGAAACATTTAAAAACAGAAATACATCAATCGAAAAAAGGCGTTTTGTTTTTGATGATAAATTTAAGAATGATGAAAGTCTTAAAATTCTTTGGAATGCATTTATTAATAAACGAATGCTAAAAATAAATTTAAACTTTACAGAAGTTGTTTCTGAAATTGAAAAATTTATTGAACCCGCTTTTAACTCGGATAAAAAAAATAATTGGAACAGAAAAGATTGGAAATGGCAATGA
- a CDS encoding Abortive infection protein AbiEi, producing the protein MKQIIKIFEKHKGYATMKELRNQKIHPRDIAKAVSEGIIEKIKPGLYKLVNYPWDEHGSFADVCNANKKAVICLTSAADYFELTTFNPSNITVAVPHNTPGFKLEYPPIQVFYFPNKYYETGIDEIDTKSGRIKIYKIEKTICDLFRYRNKIGDDIVIESLKNYLKLKKRDINKLFEYAEILSVKEKILPYVKAIVG; encoded by the coding sequence ATGAAACAAATAATAAAAATATTCGAAAAACATAAGGGTTACGCAACAATGAAGGAACTGCGTAACCAGAAAATTCATCCAAGAGACATTGCTAAGGCTGTATCTGAAGGAATAATTGAAAAGATAAAACCTGGACTTTATAAACTTGTAAATTATCCCTGGGATGAACACGGAAGTTTTGCAGACGTTTGCAATGCAAATAAGAAAGCGGTTATTTGCCTTACTTCTGCTGCGGACTATTTTGAGCTGACTACTTTTAATCCTTCTAACATTACTGTAGCTGTTCCACACAATACCCCTGGTTTTAAGCTGGAATATCCTCCGATTCAGGTTTTCTATTTTCCCAATAAATATTATGAAACAGGGATAGATGAGATTGATACTAAAAGCGGAAGGATAAAAATTTATAAAATAGAAAAAACAATCTGCGACCTCTTCCGCTACCGCAATAAGATTGGCGATGATATAGTAATTGAATCTCTTAAAAATTATCTTAAGCTAAAAAAGCGGGATATAAACAAGCTCTTTGAGTATGCAGAGATTCTGAGTGTAAAAGAAAAAATACTCCCTTATGTTAAGGCAATTGTAGGTTGA
- a CDS encoding SAM-dependent DNA methyltransferase has translation MSDIVNKLWGFCHTLRHDGIDYGDYIEQLTYLLFLKMANEKDVTIPKGYDWNTLKEKSGTQLTDHYSDILRVLREQKGILGDIFAQSMPRFNNPVNLKRLLVLIDEEEWTAMDVDVKGEAFEGLLEKAASEGKKGAGQYFTPRVLIQSIVRLMKPDPREKSDLPTGQAGFTICDPACGSGGFLVSAYEWLMSISNHGAAIDRKDYKRIKTKTYYGQDLVPRPRRLSLMNLYLHGLEPTIYLGDTIYEPKKNELYDCILTNPPFGTKGANQAPERDDFTIETSNKQLNFVQHVMNVLKPGGRAAMVLPDNVLFEDKAGDVFEILMQDCNLHTILRLPRGTFTPYSQGVKANVIFFQKGLPTENVWIFDARSNVPGVTKKDRPLTPKHFEEFEKCYGENPNGTSKRKDLGEEGRFRKFSLKQIQERDYKLDISWLKDESLEDADELPEPQVLASEAITELEAVVDSLKDILEQIEINGNGSNSK, from the coding sequence ATGTCAGACATTGTAAACAAACTCTGGGGTTTTTGTCACACTCTTCGTCACGATGGAATTGATTACGGCGATTACATCGAGCAGTTAACTTATCTTCTATTTCTTAAGATGGCTAATGAGAAGGACGTAACTATTCCAAAAGGTTACGACTGGAATACCTTAAAAGAAAAATCGGGAACACAATTAACAGATCATTACTCAGATATATTGAGAGTCCTCAGAGAACAAAAAGGAATTCTCGGTGACATCTTTGCTCAATCAATGCCAAGGTTTAATAATCCTGTTAATCTTAAACGACTTTTGGTTTTGATTGATGAAGAAGAATGGACTGCAATGGATGTTGATGTAAAGGGAGAAGCTTTTGAAGGTCTGTTAGAAAAAGCCGCAAGCGAAGGAAAGAAGGGTGCTGGACAATATTTTACTCCAAGAGTTTTGATCCAATCTATTGTAAGATTAATGAAACCTGATCCAAGAGAAAAAAGTGACCTGCCTACCGGACAGGCAGGTTTTACAATTTGTGATCCTGCCTGTGGAAGCGGAGGTTTTCTTGTTTCTGCTTATGAATGGCTGATGAGTATATCAAACCACGGGGCAGCTATTGATAGAAAAGATTACAAGCGAATTAAAACAAAAACTTATTACGGACAGGATTTAGTCCCGAGACCAAGAAGACTTTCTTTAATGAATCTTTACCTGCACGGATTAGAGCCAACAATCTATCTGGGTGATACAATCTATGAACCAAAGAAAAATGAATTATACGATTGTATCCTTACCAATCCTCCGTTTGGAACGAAAGGAGCTAATCAGGCACCTGAAAGAGATGACTTTACAATTGAAACAAGCAACAAACAGTTAAACTTCGTTCAGCACGTTATGAATGTGCTTAAACCAGGCGGAAGAGCAGCGATGGTTTTGCCTGATAACGTTTTGTTTGAAGATAAAGCTGGTGATGTGTTTGAAATTCTTATGCAGGATTGCAACCTCCATACAATTTTAAGATTGCCGAGGGGAACATTTACTCCTTACAGTCAGGGAGTTAAAGCGAATGTAATTTTCTTCCAGAAAGGATTGCCGACTGAAAATGTATGGATATTTGATGCACGTTCTAATGTGCCTGGAGTTACTAAGAAAGACAGACCACTTACTCCAAAACATTTTGAAGAGTTTGAAAAGTGCTATGGTGAAAATCCTAACGGAACAAGTAAGAGAAAAGACTTAGGTGAAGAAGGTAGATTTAGAAAATTTAGTTTGAAGCAGATACAGGAAAGAGATTATAAACTTGATATAAGCTGGCTTAAAGATGAAAGTCTTGAAGATGCAGATGAACTACCAGAACCACAGGTATTAGCAAGCGAAGCTATTACAGAACTTGAAGCAGTTGTTGACAGCTTAAAAGATATTCTTGAACAGATTGAAATAAACGGGAATGGTTCGAATTCAAAGTAA